The genomic stretch AGTTGAAAAACATCTTACCCATAGGACATCAAAAAGTTAACCACTGTGTTAGGGTAGGGTGCTGCCTTTTTTCCCCTAAAAAATGAGGAAGATCATAGATCCAAAGAATCATGAGAAGGTATTTCAAGTTACTTTCTGTCACAATATCACATAATATATTGTAAGCAACATAAAGAAATATTTGAACAATAATGACAGCGAAAAGATGTTTGCAGAATGTTACCTTGTCTCTGGCAGAAAGGATTTGTGTTCTTCCTCATCTGGAAGCAACAAATGGAAAACAATCAAATCCCATACCATCTTTAAAGGCCTAAGGATCCATTCATGAATAGAAAGAACAACTATGAAACATATAAACTTATGATAGTTAAACTCTTGATAAGGCTACTTTCATTAGTGGCTTACAGAAGTCATTACTAACATTTTGCACTGTTCAAAAGCTTAAGCACAGTTTTATGTTTTCTTCAATGAAAGAAAGAGAGGAGAAATCAGAAGACGTAACCTCTAATATCTCGGATCTCCTTACAAATTATAATTCAGAAAACAAATTCTAAAAATGATTCATGTTCATAAAGCTCTATATCACAAAATTTAGAATCTAACAAAACTTGAATGTTTCTGTTCAATAAAAATGTTGTTGAATTGTGTAGGAGGCAGGAGGTCAAATATGCGACGGAAACACACCATAGAAGGGACATTGCGCTGAACCCAACAAGAGGTagcaaaaaaaaaagagaagaaattAAACACTCACGGTGTTGTTCGGAAGGTAGGCAATCAGAACTCAATTCAGATGCTTGACATGAAATCAGACAATGTATAATCAGGAACCAAACCCTCTTTCTTCACCAATATGAGACCACAATCTTGCTGCAGCACAACCAGTATCCTAACTCATTTAGCCCTGAATGACTTCAGTTTCTTTGCTTTCATAGTCCACCTCTCAGTTGTCACTAACAACCCAGTGGCTAGGTTTAAAAACACAGGATTTCCAATCATAACTGTTACTTCACCAATAATCACCACATGAACAAGACCCGTTCTTGAAATGGTGAAATCGACTGTTATCCCTCACGACGATTTCCCTTCCAACAATCTTTGCTATAAATTTAATTGCAGTGTGGCAGTCCGTGCACACCCGAATGTTCTTTATTACTCGGATTGTTGTACCAGCAGTAGTGCTAATGATGCCAAATGCTATGGCAAGTCTTTCACTGTGGTTATGTAACAACTCGCGTTTATGTTCTTCATCAACATCATGGAGCACCTCATTTGTGTCAAGGACATAACCTTCTTTCTCCATCTGTTCCAACAAAACAATCAATGCCTTGTTTATTTTGTCATAACAAGGATGTGATTTATCTCCAGCCATAAAAGTATGCACTTCTTTTCCAACCTCAATCCAGCTGCATGCAGGGGTCTTCTTCAAGCCCTTTTTTCTCATTTGTATTCTCAATCTTGCAGCATCTTTCCATCTTCGTGAAGCTGAATAGATATTTGACATTAAAACATAAGCTCCCATGTTTTCAGGGTCAATCAAAAGCAACCTGTCAACAACCTTTTCGGCTAATTCAACATTCTTATGAGCTCTGCATGCAGCCAACAGTGTTGACCATACACTCCCAGTGGGTTGTACTCCCATGTTAGAAATGAAATCATAAGCTTCTTCTAATCTTCCAGCTCTACCAAGCAGGTCAGCAACGGCAGCATAGTGCTCCAAACCAGGAACAATACCAAAATCTCTCTCCATACTGTTAAAATACCTCCAAGATTCATCTACCAATCCGGCATGACTACATGCAGTTAAAACAGCCATGAACGCCACATAGCAAGGTCTCACTCCATCCTCCAACATGTTTTCAAACAAGGAAACCGCGTCGAGGGCATGCCCGTGCATTGCACATCCCATAATGATGGCAGTCCACGCCACCATATCACGTTTTTCCATTCTATCAAAAACAGATCTAGCCATCTTAATATTACCACATTTTGCATACATGTCGACAAGAGAGCTAGCAATAAACTCATTATCATCAAAACCAATTCTAACTATACATCCATGAAGCTGCTTCCCCAAATTCAAAGCTGTCAAATGAGCACAAGCAGGTATAACACTCGAGAAAGAAATAGGCATAGGTCTCACATTTTCCTTCAACATCCGACGAAAGAATCCAAGACCTCGATCAAATTCACCATTCTGCACACAACCAGCAATAATAGAGTTCCAAGATATAGCATCTTTTCGTGGCAAGAGGTAAAAAGCACAAAGCGAATTTTCCAGTCGATTACACTTTGCATACATATCAATCAAGCTACTTCCAATGAAAACATCCCCATCAAACCCATTTCTTACAGCATATCCATGAATCTCTTTGCCTCTACAAACATCAACATGCTCAGCGAAAATAGGAAGAATACTCGAAAGTGTAAATGAGTCCGGCTTCAAGTTACCATTCTTCCCCATCTCTCTAACCATATCCAATGATTCAAAAAACATCCCATTTTGAGCATACCCTGCAATAACAGTATTCCACGAAACAACATCCCTAACACGCATCATATCAAAAACCTTCCTAACACTATGAATCTCAGATTTCCCTCTCAGAGATAAATCATCAAACACGTTGCCTGCATTTGCATTAACAGAAAAACTACGAAATTTAGCGTACATGTTAATGAGTGCATTGGCTATATAGAGATCAGAATCGAGACCAAGACGAACGGTGGAGGCGTGAAGAGAATAAGCGAGTTTAGCGTGTTTCAAAAGAGTGGAAGCTTTGATGAGAGAAGGGAAAACATGGCGATTGGGTGGAACAGAGAGAGAGCGCATGGAGTTGAAGGAAGAGAAGGAAAGGTGGAGAAGAGAGTGAGAAGTGTAGCATTTGATAAGGGAAGACCATGCGAGAGGTGGAGGAGGAGAAGGAAGAGAATTGAAGAGGTTGGTGGAATAGTGTAAGAGGTTGAGGTTGGAATAGAGTGAGAGTACGAGGATGTTGTCTTCATGGGAGATACCTTTGATTTTTACGACATGTGCGTGGAGTTGTTTTGCATGTCGTTTTGAAACTGAAACTGTTTTGTTTGAGTTTTTTCTTAGGATATCGATCACCATGTGTTGGGTGCAACTACTCATTTTCTCTTCTCTTGCTGAAGCTTGATGATGAGTCAAATGCTTATTTTTAAGAGCGCAAGAATAAATTTCAATCATTCATTATCACTACTATTTCATGATTctttttaaaaagaaaaattgaactataataaattaaaaattattttctaAAATAATACTCCCTCCGGTCTCATATGTAAGCAAAAAAAAAAACTCACCCTTTAAGAAAGTGGCTATATATTCATTTAAGTAATGGAAAATATACATTTTTTCCATATTTACCCTTATTTATTAATTTagaaataaattaatatttttattataacCATTTAATGGTTAGTCAATTTTTATTAATACCATTTAATGGTTAGTCATTTAGTGGTTATATATTCCACTTACTCTTACTAAAATTTCCTGTAGAAATTTGTCCCGCCTAAAAACAACACTTCTTAGTCCATTTACTGTATTCTCCACCCGCCTAAATTTCCATGGTCCCGCCCTGTAGAAATTTAACATTTTCATAGTGAGTTCTATAAATACTAAAGCTTTTGGTTCTCATTTTCATAGCCAAAATTTTACATTTCCTGTATCATTATCTTTTGGTTCTCATAAAAATGCCTCTTAATATTGATCTAAACACTCCAtatattgatcatgaaatgatggAATGCAACATAGCACCATCCATTAATCTAAATGATCCTTCTTCAAGTAATTTTAACTTGTCTTTTAAGGACCTACATGGTAGTTCATCAAATGAAGAATACATGGAAGAAGCTAATATGTTCAATTGTGAAAATGATTTTGAACATGGTTTTTTTAATATTAATGAGGACATTGATGTTGATGCTTTATATACAAATGAAGTTCATGTCATGGAAGAAGGTAATATGCTCTAATACTTTTATGTTAGATAATTTTTGAACAacttaattaatttttttcaCTTTTAATACTGTTTTATAAAATTGCAGAGAGTGAATTTATTCCAAATGAAGAAGATGGAGAGGAGACTGAATTTAATCAATATGAAAGTGATGGAGAAACTGAAAGTATTGCAGCTAGTAAGATTTTTTATCATatcattatatttttgtttgttcATATCATTACTGTGTCATCTTTTTTTCATATCATATCATTACTTTTTGTTTTCTATTCATTACTACATTGCCATATTTTGTTTATAAATATAAAACATGCATGAGTCATGCATTAGCAACAAACATGAGACATGCATAAATTAATATAAATGGAGTGTCATCATTTGTTTTCTATTCATTACAGAGCCATATTTTGTTTGCCAATAAGAACATGTAGTAACAAACATGAGACAGTAGCAGCGTAGTATCATATACTTGTTTCTtaattattttcaattttttcatGCAGTGTCCACAATGGTTCAACATGAACCTGAAACTTTTAGGAAAAAAAGATCATTTTTAAACAATGATCAACGGAAAATAATTGCTCAATTATTGATAAAGAATAGTTGTGGTGGAAAACTAAAATCCGGAACTGTTATATGGTTGGCATCCAAATACTCGGTATCCATCGATGTTATTTATCGAATTTGGAAGCAAGTATCTCAAACAGGTGATGCGTCTCATAAAAGAACAAAAAATTGTGGTCGGAAAAGAGTTGCGGTAGATATTGAAAAAGTGCGGGATATTTCGTTAGCTAAACGTAGCACTCTTCAGAGCCTCGCATTTGCCTTGGGCATTAGCAAAACAGCATTGTTTAAGTTTGTAAAGGATGGGACTTTGCGTCGGCATTCAAATGCTCTAAAGCCACAAATGAAAGATAGCAATATGAAAGATCGTCTTAGATTTTGCTTGTCCATGCTTGAAGAAACTAGTCTTCCTCATGATCCGGAGTTTAAGTCTATGCATAATATCGTCCACATAGATGAAAAATGGTTCTACATGACCAAAAAATCAGCTAACTACTACCTTCTTGAAAATGAGGATGAGCCATATCGCACATgcaaaaataaattttttattgGAAAAGTCATGTTTTTAGTAGCAGTCGCTAGGCCTAGATTTGATGACGGTGATAAGGAGATATTTTCGGGAAAAATTGGCGTCTTTCCTCTTGTTCAAAAAGTTGCAGCAAAAAGGTCAAGTATCAATAGAGCTTCGGGTACACTTGAAACTAAACCGATTACTTCTATCACTAAAGAAGTTAGTCGAAATTTTCTAATCAATAAAGTGTTACCTGCAATTAAAGAAAAATGGCCGAGAGAACATGCAATGGAAACAATTTATATACAACAAGATAATGCTCCGTGTCATGTTTCTATTGACGATGAAGAATTTCGTAAAGCAGCTTCTGAAGGAGGATTTGACATCCGTTTATCTTGTCAACCACCGAATTCTCCTGATTTAAATGTTTTAGATCTGGGTTTTTTCAATGCCATTCAATCATTACAACAAAAGGAAGTTTCAAAATCAGTTGATGAACTCATTGAAGTTGTGCAAAACTCATATGATAATTTTTCTAGCAAACAATCTGACAAAAATTTTCTCACACTTCAATCTTGTATGATTGAAATCATGAAAATTAAAGGATCTAATAATTACCGAATTCCCCATATGAAGAAAGAAGTGTTGCTTAATCGAGGCATACTACCTACGCAACTAAAATGTGACCGAGAGTTAGTtgaaaatacttttcaatatttAAACAATGATAATTAAGGTACGAACTTGTTGGTTTATATAATCGTATTTTCTataaatttttaaataaaatagtGTACGCTAATTTTTGTCAAATTTGATTTATTCATTTTTCAGGAGGTTGGTTCTAGATCATGGAATTTACATGGAGAAGGAAATATGAAGAATGCTAGTTAGTTACATTAGACTTATTAGTTTATGTGTTGTACTAcctgaaattctggtgtagtcagtattcagatgttctacttcaagtcatgacatctgatctaacattgtacttattacagcaagacagttattacactctgtactattgtgcaccttttcacagtgtcacaacctctccttctatgtcatcctatagAGGAGGAACAATTTGTTATGGGCACCATAACATTCACCACTGTTGTTTTCCTGCACAGTTGCCATCatgatgtctcaatcctgttttgaacatcatctgttacattgttccagtttgttggtcatgtacttgtatttcctagattaaaggttgtaacaagttaaactaatctccacttattaaggagctaacaaatagattatttgttaggttcattaattgtagcttagttgttagtttcctagattttagaacagctggtggattcctgaagaatagcctgagaaaaatcctgaaacagataaactaaccatcctacaatatagcatatgctgtcaggaatgaatgtcacaacattccgtctgacatccaggcccagaaccatatgctcagtctgtttagttcctgaacacagactgctaaatttgctgtactgtaaaagaccaaccagtctctacttcagtatcagcttactggaagaactgtcaagacatccagtttgacagtttccCACAGCTCTTTTGGCCTTGTCTGATATGCTTttgaaaaccagacttcactacatactgaactgaattcatcagcttattaaacagtatgtgctgttgttgatgaatgtcaaaacattctgattgacataccaacagaaggctatgtatcaggtttgttattaacttgattggcagactgtaacacaacctgaattatggcagacatgattataacatgcagaggtaaaccaacacaggaaattgttaacccagttcagtccaacatgacctacatctgggggctaccaagccaagaagaagatccactattagtagtatcaattcagagttaaactcccccgtttacaactcctcacttaatccctacccaatgcaatctatacctaggaactcctagatagaaacctccagtttccattcctatcactacaaatacaatgtaatgtgcaaacaccttgaacttgcttcacagcttcattcaagaacataatcactcttgcctacaggctttgagtgacaaacactctcaggtttaccactgagaaacacatggtaaccttcccacagattgggaggtttaccttacacacacccctaaaaattcattctaagaggcttacaaaaactagattacaatcagctatttataacctaatcacccaactggatttgggccttcagaaagctgcagcagacttgttctttgctgttacaacttcagcagaaaaattctgctaaaaacaaggtcttcaagttcctaatctctctccatatatatctccatattttgagcctatatatattctgaattagtcttcaagtcctccacaagggagttaggatattcaccagatatccttgctgatcccttgacatatactgaattaattaattcagtcttctacacatgtgcgatgtcacagacctgacgtcgtgacatcatacatgacatgttggtccagatgttgaatttcttcaacccaacatattaaaacaacagaggtggatacattatttgttttctaaaattaatgccaatcctgaggtatcaacaatctccccctttggcaaattttagctaaaacaaatagGCCTCTGTTATTATAGGCCTCTGTTATTATCTCCCCCCCCCACCATGAACACCAATGTTGGTGTACACGAGGAAGATGAGAAACAAGGCTCAGTTGTTCCAGAACCCTTCCcttcaacaggagagcttcctgaagagtatgtaatgctgagtacatagacaatgtaactcagatcacagggcacaactgttctcttaactcagatcacaagacacaagtggtattTCAGTTGGTGAATTTTGTGTACCCCAACTTTCTGTTTGTTACCACAGTGATCTGTTTGCTTCTCGACCCCAGGACGTTTCTGACGTTCttttctctccccctttttagctaaacatttgtaaaggcacccttcacaaaaccagatccaggcgcagcttgcccagaccttaacataccccatgattctggGATTGGAGTGTATCTGTTGTGGGgagaaggggggggggggctcTTGCAGCCTTTAAATATTCCAGCCTGTGCTTAGGAATatccggtagaaataaatgcttggtcaagatgcatttatttttgctgagaaacagtcagagaatcaccaacaaaatctcagactatctttgaatgccttttatagctcttgactgtttctttttcaaaacagccgttccagtgcatggagaccattccatatatgcagtcagacacgttgcactcgatgtcttaacattcctgcattcgGCCAGTcttcaacatttcccaagacctTTGTCATTCCTCCAGTAGAGgcttgacacctagcactgctacagcccacttttcacacttcagttgctggttactccccctgtaccacacagctgtagccattagtcttattctggtttatcagacttagccacaccaccctcataattcctaatgacttgaaaaatcagaaggaatcaacagcaatgtccagggcaatgtcatgacatccggtcagacattcttctgctcactcagccttgacatacatcacagcatcctgataactacctagtcatctgagagcacatagaccacaagcttggtgattgcttgcagcacaaaggcacaactccccctgtcatggacaacctactctcttggaggtcacacatgatcatatccaacaccccaaggttggaccttcacatacttcctgattcaaagagattccagaccacttgatgaaaggaaaacataagacgcatcttcatgttttcaagagcgcaccctctgtccaaccctcttggctgaacacatccacactctgtgtcaatttctcttctaaccagaacagaagatcacttcacaagatgtttgaacatcagctgagacttccttcacagcatcacagggagcactatctgatagacttcagatattactgagtcctcagcttgggccagaggaacccagacatacattgggatatatacactctcatcccactaccagagacagtcttccatagatagctcagaactcctaccacaagctccaagggatgaatgggaaccacctccttttgtcttcaacttaatacttttctgcccaaaagtaatttgtcttagactttcctcaagaataatcagctgccttatgttgattatcttgattcttcgaactcacttctgagatagaccaaatgccactggttgattacctccttcatgaattctcatatgacaaggtcaaatgctgccttttgaccttcccaagtttatcagacttctcccaaagatattctgacctttcaagtgagatttgaacttgaagtgtccaatctacaaccctgtagatccttctatctcaagttgatgtgccacttcatcaactaagaatctgatgcagaaccgaatgtcacaacattgtgcttgacatccagctgttgaattcagctccttcttctgccacttgaaagaacttcctcccttcacagaacaagagttcaatgttctcatagacttgatggtggaaccaagtttgagcaaacaacctccatcctgtagatttgcagttaagtcatccaagctcacaccttgatgaatccctgcttcttctccaaagacatcagacactctgatgtatgagtcttcagaaggaccagttggaaactaacccttcagctctgccaaggattccacttcctaaagcaaggctgtttccatgatgtcaagaatgctgtcacttgttcttgactccacagtgtgcattagccaatgcacttccttacctagatcagaaataaactgatccaagtaaccaccatcaaggctctgatgtcttcttcttcttggacatgccaaggctgaacatgtttcttgccaggaaaccttttcagagatcatacgcttttgctgccaccaaagagatagatcataactcaatgtactatccttcctgtgattcttcacagggtcttgaagaagagatgttccaacatctttaagaacatcagttgtcttgagctccaaggataatcaattaaatacttgtacttgacacaagtagacattgatcttaaatcctttcccaattatcctttcagatacttccaccataagaatactttgaaaatactcttctagtgtcaacatcttctgcttgcaagcacctcaacagtcttgagactctttccagattagattcacccttaggaatgagagagatgaatccttccttgcaaatgtgtcacacatcaaccagaacccatgtgacacaggtcaacagccaacctgaccctaggctgaccaaacgtgagggggttgaccaaaactccccctcaaatcaacaatcatggaaactccacaccaatatccatgcattgtacacaaatgtctcaacatgacatccaccatcccttaccagtggcaactaactcctccaatcacaccaatcaggCTTCAGCTGATCATAAGTACTTGTGAGACAcacaccagtcaatagtagatatgcattgccagagcatattacctcaaccaacctctgaatcttcatattctcactcctagtaagaactgccacttctgaacgtggtgtttgaataacaagattcatggttccaatccccttaaatgatatcacaatcaggtaaccccattattgactgctaatATCCAGGAGGCTTGTCTTCCAACACAtcatagtacttcagggaacaactatccaatcctgatcaaattgcaggaagatgcctaacagcaggagattgcacaatgtcacatctcaaccagctcaacttctagggatgaccttcttgagcacacacccagttgaccctgctcttgtcaacttagcacacacagatgtctcctcttccaggtcaggagtaggttccaaacagaattatccctttgtttgaaccctaatacatctgctcttcaaccagtagctgcatacttgttgaacaacatgttctaacatcacatagaacattggttccacctccttggaacaaaccttccttgaaggtcttcaaggtcttcatatacactactcaagagagtaagagaatcagtaattaagtgactcttaccatcctgaagtgagaacgtcatgatgagtggacttgaggagactcaagtatctttgacatcttcagtagattatgatgagatcttgaacacagcagcctttcatccacatgaggggaaactacatcagagtttgagttctgccaggtattatgcagcggaaatcataatacaactcaacctgTGAACACACACTTtaccagattggcc from Lathyrus oleraceus cultivar Zhongwan6 chromosome 7, CAAS_Psat_ZW6_1.0, whole genome shotgun sequence encodes the following:
- the LOC127107845 gene encoding putative pentatricopeptide repeat-containing protein At3g23330, with translation MSSCTQHMVIDILRKNSNKTVSVSKRHAKQLHAHVVKIKGISHEDNILVLSLYSNLNLLHYSTNLFNSLPSPPPPLAWSSLIKCYTSHSLLHLSFSSFNSMRSLSVPPNRHVFPSLIKASTLLKHAKLAYSLHASTVRLGLDSDLYIANALINMYAKFRSFSVNANAGNVFDDLSLRGKSEIHSVRKVFDMMRVRDVVSWNTVIAGYAQNGMFFESLDMVREMGKNGNLKPDSFTLSSILPIFAEHVDVCRGKEIHGYAVRNGFDGDVFIGSSLIDMYAKCNRLENSLCAFYLLPRKDAISWNSIIAGCVQNGEFDRGLGFFRRMLKENVRPMPISFSSVIPACAHLTALNLGKQLHGCIVRIGFDDNEFIASSLVDMYAKCGNIKMARSVFDRMEKRDMVAWTAIIMGCAMHGHALDAVSLFENMLEDGVRPCYVAFMAVLTACSHAGLVDESWRYFNSMERDFGIVPGLEHYAAVADLLGRAGRLEEAYDFISNMGVQPTGSVWSTLLAACRAHKNVELAEKVVDRLLLIDPENMGAYVLMSNIYSASRRWKDAARLRIQMRKKGLKKTPACSWIEVGKEVHTFMAGDKSHPCYDKINKALIVLLEQMEKEGYVLDTNEVLHDVDEEHKRELLHNHSERLAIAFGIISTTAGTTIRVIKNIRVCTDCHTAIKFIAKIVGREIVVRDNSRFHHFKNGSCSCGDYW
- the LOC127105445 gene encoding uncharacterized protein LOC127105445; translated protein: MSTMVQHEPETFRKKRSFLNNDQRKIIAQLLIKNSCGGKLKSGTVIWLASKYSVSIDVIYRIWKQVSQTGDASHKRTKNCGRKRVAVDIEKVRDISLAKRSTLQSLAFALGISKTALFKFVKDGTLRRHSNALKPQMKDSNMKDRLRFCLSMLEETSLPHDPEFKSMHNIVHIDEKWFYMTKKSANYYLLENEDEPYRTCKNKFFIGKVMFLVAVARPRFDDGDKEIFSGKIGVFPLVQKVAAKRSSINRASGTLETKPITSITKEVSRNFLINKVLPAIKEKWPREHAMETIYIQQDNAPCHVSIDDEEFRKAASEGGFDIRLSCQPPNSPDLNVLDLGFFNAIQSLQQKEVSKSVDELIEVVQNSYDNFSSKQSDKNFLTLQSCMIEIMKIKGSNNYRIPHMKKEVLLNRGILPTQLKCDRELVENTFQYLNNDN